From Zingiber officinale cultivar Zhangliang chromosome 5B, Zo_v1.1, whole genome shotgun sequence, the proteins below share one genomic window:
- the LOC121986911 gene encoding nuclear pore complex protein NUP35-like has product MTQLMADKVVLKISQSIREYNPESENLGKLRFFTIPGLSIFFFQNCPPTTPPFFTLDDRADFSPEADLLPPSLVSPIGARSWGQKGLISPFPSYSSSSRFLPTRAAEANGSGPSNRRGKSPEGSSWVISPAENGGEQDPDCGLPVDGVVESGVLIVLPPPPSTDLPRPELQGPVVLNGGLEADTILPWLCIRNTCPLCRFELQPMILNMRSGKLGEKMMSPPLMNHSSGMILK; this is encoded by the exons ATGACACAACTTATGGCTGACAAAGTCGTCTTGAAAATATCTCAGT CAATCAGGGAATATAAcccggaatcagaaaaccttGGAAAGCTTAGGTTTTTCACGATTCCGGGGTTATCAATCTTTTTCTTCCAAAATTGCCCTCCGACTACTCCGCCCTTCTTCACGCTCGACGATCGCGCGGATTTCTCGCCCGAGGCTGACCTCCTGCCGCCCTCTCTGGTGTCCCCCATCGGCGCTAGGAGTTGGGGCCAGAAGGGATTGATCTCGCCTTTCCCTTCTTATTCATCCTCTTCCCGCTTCCTTCCGACCCGAGCGGCGGAGGCGAATGGTTCTGGTCCTTCCAACCGGCGTGGGAAGAGCCCTGAAGGCTCGAGTTGGGTGATTTCACCTGCTGAAAATGGTGGGGAACAAGATCCGGACTGCGGCTTGCCTGTAGATGGGGTGGTTGAGTCGGGAGTGTTGATTGTGCTTCCGCCGCCGCCGAGTACGGATTTACCAAGGCCTGAGCTGCAAGGACCTGTGGTGCTGAATGGTGGCCTGGAGGCGGACACCATCCTGCCATGGCTATGTATCAGAAACACCTGCCCCCTTTGTAGATTCGAATTGCAACCGATGATCCTGAATATGAGAAGTGGAAAGCTAGGAGAGAAAATGATGTCACCTCCCTTGATGAACCACAGCTCAggtatgattttgaaatga